In the Streptomyces fradiae ATCC 10745 = DSM 40063 genome, GCCGGGCCCGCGACCGCGAGGGAGGCCGTCAGGGCCGGGCCGGCCCGCGCGCCCGGCTGCGGCGCGACCGGGCGCTGGTCCTCATGACGCTCCCGGCGCTCCTGCTCGTGCTGGTCTTCAGCTACGTGCCCGTGCTGGGCAACGTGGTCGCCTTCCAGGACTACGACCCGTACCTCAGCGAGAACGGCTTCACCGCCATGCTGGAGAGCCCGTGGATCGGGCTGGAGCACTTCGAACGGCTCCTGTCCGACCCGGCGTTCTGGCGGGCGGTGGAGAACACGCTGGTGCTGTTCCTGCTCCAGCTCGTGCTGTTCTTCCCGGTGCCCATCGGCCTCGCGCTGCTGGTCAACAGCGTCGTCCGGCCCCGGGTGCGGGCGGTCGCCCAGGCCGTCCTGTACCTGCCGCACTTCTTCTCGTGGGTACTGGTCGTCACCGTCTTCCAGCAGATCCTCGGCGGCGCGGGCATCATCGCCCAGACGCTGCGGCGGTACGGCGTCGAGGGCTTCGACCTGATGACGGACCCCGGCTTCTTCAAGATCCTCGTGACCTCCGAGGGCGTCTGGAAGGACGCCGGCTGGGGCGTCGTCGTCTTCCTCGCCGCGCTGTCGGCGGTCAGCCAGGACCTGTACGAGGCGGCGGCCATGGACGGCGCCGGGCGCTGGCGGCGCATGTGGCACGTGACGCTTCCGGCGCTGCGCCCCGTGATCGCCCTGCTGCTGGTGCTGCGCGTCGGCGACGCGCTGACCGTGGGCTTCGAGCAGCTCCTCCTCCAGCGGGACGCCGTCGGCCCCGACGCGGCGGAGGTACTGGACACGTACGTCTGGTGGAACGGCATCCGCAACCAGGACTTCGGGTACGCGGCCGCCGCCGGGCTCGTCAAGGGCGTGGTCGGCCTCGGCCTGGTCCTCGCGGCGAACAAGGCCGCCCACCTCATGGGCGAGCAGGGGGTGTACCGGAAGTGAGGCGGAAACGACGCGGGGGCCGGGCGGCCCCGTCCCGCCCCGTCTGGGAGGAGGAGCCCCGCAGGGCGGGGCTGGCCGCCAAGGGGATCGTGCTCGCCGGGGCGTGCCTGGCGATCCTCTTCCCGCTGTGGATCGTGGTCGTCACGAGCCTGTCGTCCCGCCGGACGATCGACGAGGCCGGCGGTCTCGTCGTCGTGCCGCGGGACATCACCTTCGTCGCGTACCAGGAGCTGCTGGGCGGCGGGCAGGTGCAGCGGGCGGCGCTGGTCAGCGTGGGCGT is a window encoding:
- a CDS encoding ABC transporter permease, with translation MSQHSTVPEGRPAPGDGAAQEGAPSPGAGPGPDGGGGPDSGPGPDSGPGPDGGGPGPGPGSEPGPAGGAVVPADRGRDGYRSRARDRGRARDREGGRQGRAGPRARLRRDRALVLMTLPALLLVLVFSYVPVLGNVVAFQDYDPYLSENGFTAMLESPWIGLEHFERLLSDPAFWRAVENTLVLFLLQLVLFFPVPIGLALLVNSVVRPRVRAVAQAVLYLPHFFSWVLVVTVFQQILGGAGIIAQTLRRYGVEGFDLMTDPGFFKILVTSEGVWKDAGWGVVVFLAALSAVSQDLYEAAAMDGAGRWRRMWHVTLPALRPVIALLLVLRVGDALTVGFEQLLLQRDAVGPDAAEVLDTYVWWNGIRNQDFGYAAAAGLVKGVVGLGLVLAANKAAHLMGEQGVYRK